The following coding sequences are from one Achromobacter sp. B7 window:
- a CDS encoding DHA2 family efflux MFS transporter permease subunit, whose amino-acid sequence MSTTAQPAGAGAPPVEPARPPGTHPPLEGAARIIGSIALSTAVFMNVLDTSIANVSIPTISGDLGVSTSQGTWVITSFAVANAITVPLTGWLTQRFGQVRLFLISTLLFVLASWLCGFAPSLEALIAFRVLQGAVAGPMIPLSQTLMLASFPKSKAGMALAVWSMTTLVAPVAGPLLGGWISDNYTWPWIFYINVPVGLLAAWISWRIYGNRESVTRKLPIDKLGLVLLVVWVGALQIMLDKGKELDWFASPTIIALAATAFVAFVFFLIWELTDAHPVVDLRLFKVRNFTVGALTLAVAYGVFFGNVVLLPLWLQSNMGYTATYAGLVTAPVGLLAILLTPIVGKMLATRDPRQIVTVAFLIFALVCFMRSGFNTQTDVRTLMLPTIIQGAAMAAFFVPLTSITLSSIEPWRIPAASGLSNFLRLTAGAFGTSIATTLWENRATMHHSQLTEIAKPGQQAFDQTVDTLQNGLGVSHQQALSMVDGLINAQAFTMSAVDVFYASAVIFLMLTGLVWFARPRSSKAGDGGAAEAAAGAH is encoded by the coding sequence ATGAGCACGACCGCCCAGCCCGCGGGCGCTGGCGCGCCCCCCGTCGAACCCGCCCGCCCGCCGGGCACCCACCCGCCCCTGGAAGGCGCGGCCCGCATCATCGGGTCCATCGCGCTGTCCACGGCGGTGTTCATGAACGTGCTGGACACGTCGATTGCGAACGTGTCCATCCCCACGATTTCCGGCGACCTGGGCGTGAGCACCAGCCAGGGCACCTGGGTCATTACGTCGTTCGCCGTTGCCAACGCCATCACGGTGCCCTTGACCGGGTGGCTGACTCAGCGTTTCGGGCAGGTGCGTCTGTTCCTGATCTCGACGTTGCTGTTCGTGCTGGCCTCGTGGCTGTGCGGCTTTGCGCCGTCGCTGGAAGCGCTGATCGCGTTTCGGGTGTTGCAGGGCGCGGTGGCCGGGCCGATGATTCCGCTGTCGCAAACGCTGATGCTGGCCAGCTTCCCCAAGTCCAAGGCGGGCATGGCGCTGGCGGTGTGGTCCATGACCACGCTGGTCGCGCCCGTGGCAGGGCCGCTGCTGGGAGGCTGGATTTCCGACAACTACACCTGGCCGTGGATCTTCTACATCAACGTCCCGGTGGGCTTGCTGGCCGCCTGGATCAGCTGGCGCATCTACGGCAACCGCGAATCGGTCACGCGCAAGCTGCCCATCGACAAGCTGGGCCTGGTGTTGCTGGTGGTCTGGGTGGGCGCGCTGCAAATCATGCTGGACAAGGGCAAGGAACTGGATTGGTTCGCCAGCCCGACCATCATCGCACTGGCGGCGACGGCCTTTGTGGCGTTCGTATTCTTCCTGATCTGGGAATTGACCGACGCCCACCCGGTGGTGGACTTGCGCCTGTTCAAGGTCCGCAACTTCACCGTGGGCGCACTGACCTTGGCCGTGGCTTACGGCGTGTTCTTCGGCAACGTGGTGCTGCTGCCGCTGTGGCTGCAAAGCAATATGGGCTACACCGCCACCTACGCCGGCCTGGTGACCGCGCCGGTGGGGCTGCTGGCCATCTTGCTGACGCCTATCGTCGGCAAGATGCTGGCCACGCGCGACCCGCGCCAGATCGTGACCGTGGCGTTCCTGATCTTCGCGCTGGTGTGCTTCATGCGGTCCGGGTTCAACACGCAGACCGACGTGCGCACGTTGATGCTGCCCACCATCATCCAGGGCGCGGCAATGGCGGCGTTCTTCGTGCCGCTGACGTCCATCACGCTGTCCAGCATCGAACCCTGGCGCATACCCGCTGCGTCGGGCCTGTCAAACTTCCTGCGGCTGACGGCGGGCGCGTTCGGCACGTCGATCGCCACCACGCTGTGGGAAAACCGCGCCACCATGCACCACTCGCAGCTGACCGAAATTGCCAAGCCTGGCCAGCAGGCTTTCGACCAGACGGTCGACACGTTGCAAAACGGCCTGGGCGTGTCGCATCAGCAGGCCCTGAGCATGGTTGACGGCCTGATCAACGCGCAGGCGTTCACGATGTCGGCGGTGGACGTGTTCTATGCGTCGGCCGTCATCTTCTTGATGCTGACGGGCCTGGTCTGGTTTGCGCGCCCCCGTTCGTCCAAGGCAGGGGACGGCGGTGCAGCGGAAGCGGCGGCAGGCGCGCACTGA
- a CDS encoding efflux RND transporter periplasmic adaptor subunit gives MNAATPTANPARKRLLLLASGVFILIAIAYAIWWFLFGSHFESTDDAYVHGNLVQITPQVPGTVIAIEADDTETVAAGQPLVRLDPADTDVALQQAQAKLAQMVRQVRTYYVQNDALAADVDLRNADILRAQAELTRAQSDVTRRQQLAKSGGVSGEEILHAEAALKSAQSGLAQARAALAASRAKLATNQALTQGTTVANHPDVLQAAAGLRNAWLAQSRTVLPAPVGGVIARRSAQVGQRVAPGTALMTVVPLDQVWVEANFKEGQLRKMRIGQPVKMVADLYGSSVVYHGKVAGLDAGTGSAFALLPAQNATGNWIKVVQRVPVRILLDPEDLKTHPLRVGLSMDVEVDVGQQDGEALTQAVRNEPAWSTRAFEPAHDDVDAMIKKIIDDNLAS, from the coding sequence ATGAACGCTGCCACCCCCACCGCCAATCCCGCCCGCAAACGCCTCTTGCTGCTGGCCTCCGGCGTCTTCATTCTTATCGCCATCGCCTACGCCATCTGGTGGTTCCTGTTTGGCTCCCACTTTGAAAGCACCGACGACGCCTACGTGCACGGCAACCTGGTGCAGATTACGCCGCAAGTGCCCGGCACCGTGATCGCCATCGAGGCCGACGATACCGAAACCGTCGCCGCCGGCCAGCCGCTGGTGCGCCTGGACCCGGCCGACACCGACGTGGCCCTGCAACAGGCGCAGGCCAAGCTGGCGCAGATGGTGCGTCAGGTTCGCACCTACTACGTGCAGAACGATGCGCTGGCCGCCGACGTCGATCTGCGCAATGCCGACATCCTGCGCGCCCAGGCCGAGCTGACCCGCGCGCAAAGCGACGTCACCCGTCGCCAGCAACTGGCCAAGTCGGGCGGCGTCAGCGGTGAAGAAATCCTGCACGCCGAAGCCGCGCTGAAGTCGGCGCAGTCCGGTCTGGCACAGGCCCGCGCCGCGCTGGCCGCATCGCGCGCCAAGCTGGCCACCAACCAGGCGCTGACGCAAGGCACGACCGTTGCCAATCACCCCGACGTGCTGCAAGCCGCCGCGGGCTTGCGCAACGCGTGGCTGGCCCAGTCGCGTACGGTGCTGCCCGCGCCGGTGGGTGGCGTCATCGCCCGCCGCAGCGCGCAAGTGGGGCAGCGCGTGGCCCCGGGCACCGCGCTGATGACCGTGGTGCCGCTGGACCAGGTCTGGGTGGAAGCCAACTTCAAGGAAGGCCAGTTGCGCAAGATGCGCATCGGCCAGCCGGTCAAGATGGTGGCCGACCTTTACGGCAGCTCGGTCGTTTATCACGGCAAGGTAGCCGGCCTGGATGCCGGCACCGGCAGCGCCTTCGCGCTCTTGCCCGCGCAGAACGCCACGGGCAACTGGATCAAGGTCGTGCAGCGCGTGCCCGTGCGCATCCTGCTCGACCCCGAAGACCTGAAGACGCACCCGTTGCGCGTCGGCCTGTCGATGGACGTGGAAGTGGACGTCGGCCAACAAGACGGCGAAGCGCTGACGCAAGCCGTGCGCAATGAGCCCGCCTGGTCCACGCGCGCCTTCGAACCCGCGCACGACGACGTCGACGCCATGATCAAGAAAATCATCGACGACAACCTCGCATCATGA
- a CDS encoding efflux transporter outer membrane subunit yields MKRLLSTVLVLALSGCALMEPGPEPVVALDAATLGLTAHDTAWPNTQWWQRYGDRQLNALMDEALANSPSMSAAQARLAKANAAVSSARAPLMPRVDANYSLNREHLSADYIYPAPLGGTVVSDNRLALDFSYELDFWGKNRSRLKSAVSEREAATADAQAARNMLASATVRAYLNLQNAFAQRDVLKRVIAQRADVLSLTQGRYSAGLDTQVEVKQAESSLAAGKVELTQTETTLAQLRNQVAALAGAGPQRGQSLVAVDLTAPAGVVPTAIPLDLLGHRPDVVASRWRAEAARSAIDTAKAEFYPNVNLTAFAGFQALGTGNLLGAAARTAGFGPAVTLPIFHGGELNANLAGRRADADLAVSDYNQAVLDAVHQVADALDGLRLLEQERTQQRQAREAIEAAYDLAVNRYKAGLGNYITVLIAQTGVLTQARMDTDLRIRAYQLDANLANALGGGYTPPVPTDTAQAAQAAPATNPIH; encoded by the coding sequence ATGAAACGCCTTCTTTCTACCGTATTGGTGCTGGCACTTAGCGGCTGCGCACTGATGGAACCCGGGCCCGAACCCGTTGTAGCGCTGGATGCGGCCACACTGGGGCTGACGGCTCACGACACGGCCTGGCCCAACACGCAATGGTGGCAACGCTACGGCGACCGCCAGCTCAACGCCCTGATGGACGAAGCGCTGGCCAACAGCCCCTCAATGAGCGCTGCCCAAGCGCGACTGGCCAAGGCCAACGCCGCCGTCAGCTCTGCCCGCGCCCCGCTGATGCCCCGCGTGGACGCCAACTACTCCCTGAATCGCGAACACCTGTCGGCCGACTACATCTACCCGGCCCCGCTGGGCGGCACCGTCGTCAGCGACAACCGGCTGGCGCTCGATTTCAGTTATGAACTGGATTTCTGGGGCAAGAACCGTTCGCGCCTGAAGTCGGCCGTGTCCGAGCGCGAAGCCGCCACCGCCGACGCCCAGGCCGCGCGCAACATGCTCGCCAGCGCCACCGTACGCGCCTACCTGAACCTGCAAAACGCCTTTGCCCAACGCGACGTGCTCAAGCGCGTGATCGCGCAGCGCGCTGACGTCTTGTCCCTGACCCAGGGCCGTTATAGCGCCGGGCTGGACACGCAGGTGGAAGTGAAGCAGGCTGAGTCCTCGTTGGCAGCCGGCAAGGTTGAACTGACCCAGACGGAAACCACGCTGGCGCAGCTGCGCAACCAGGTTGCGGCGCTGGCCGGCGCGGGCCCGCAGCGCGGGCAGTCGCTGGTTGCGGTGGACCTGACCGCCCCCGCGGGCGTCGTGCCCACGGCCATCCCCCTGGACCTGCTGGGCCACCGGCCCGACGTCGTGGCCTCGCGCTGGCGCGCCGAAGCCGCGCGCAGCGCCATCGATACCGCCAAGGCCGAGTTCTATCCCAACGTCAACTTGACGGCATTCGCCGGCTTCCAGGCATTGGGCACGGGCAACCTGCTTGGCGCTGCCGCCCGCACTGCCGGCTTCGGCCCGGCCGTCACGTTGCCGATCTTCCACGGTGGCGAATTGAACGCCAACCTGGCCGGCCGCCGCGCCGACGCGGACCTTGCCGTGTCTGACTACAACCAGGCCGTGCTGGACGCCGTGCATCAAGTGGCCGACGCGCTGGACGGGCTGCGCCTGTTGGAACAGGAACGCACCCAACAGCGCCAGGCCCGCGAGGCCATCGAAGCCGCGTACGACCTGGCCGTTAACCGCTACAAGGCGGGGCTGGGCAACTACATCACCGTGCTGATCGCGCAAACCGGCGTGCTGACGCAGGCGCGCATGGATACCGATCTGCGTATCCGCGCCTACCAGCTTGACGCCAATCTTGCCAATGCGCTGGGCGGCGGCTACACCCCGCCCGTCCCCACGGACACCGCGCAAGCCGCGCAGGCCGCCCCGGCCACGAACCCCATTCATTGA
- a CDS encoding MarR family winged helix-turn-helix transcriptional regulator: MNAETAPPAADSPVHYRSDHRCMGEENAGYLIKLVYHSLTRMLDQEMAPLDLTAMQWRPLAMVFLGRADTPAELARLNDMDTGAMTRALDRLEAKGLLRRNRSQQDRRVVKIELTELGEAKAREIAPNIARSLNHHLRGFSADEVTQLMHFLRRMIANGSASGTAPER; this comes from the coding sequence ATGAATGCCGAAACTGCCCCGCCCGCCGCCGATTCCCCCGTCCATTACCGCAGCGATCACCGCTGCATGGGGGAAGAGAACGCCGGCTACCTCATCAAGCTGGTCTATCACTCGCTGACCCGAATGCTGGACCAGGAAATGGCCCCGCTTGACCTGACCGCGATGCAATGGCGTCCGCTGGCCATGGTCTTTCTGGGGCGCGCCGACACCCCGGCCGAACTGGCCCGCCTGAACGACATGGACACCGGCGCCATGACCCGCGCGCTTGACCGCTTAGAGGCAAAAGGCCTGCTGCGGCGTAACCGCAGCCAGCAGGACCGCCGTGTCGTGAAGATTGAATTGACGGAACTGGGCGAAGCCAAGGCCCGCGAAATCGCGCCCAACATCGCCCGTTCGCTCAATCATCACCTGCGCGGTTTTTCGGCCGATGAAGTAACGCAGCTGATGCATTTCCTGCGTCGCATGATCGCCAACGGCTCGGCCTCGGGCACGGCGCCGGAACGGTGA
- a CDS encoding DMT family transporter produces the protein MTRQRALTNIHIAAVLFGLTGVFGELIQASAAVITLGRALFAVISLGVFARLRGKPLLGVLTPAQLFVLVLAGALLAAHWVTFFISVKVGGIAIATLGFASFPAFITLFEGLLFRERIRAGEWMLLGLVTAGLILVTPSFDLADQGTIGLAWGLLSGLTFALLALSNRRSASGMDPMQVACWQNVVVALVMVPFAVGQLPALPAVDWFWLALLGVFCTGLSHYLFVSSLTRLNARTAGLVIALEPVYAIAFAWALFSQEPTPRMMAGAALIVAAIVWSGLRKGAPEAHNAPNSQS, from the coding sequence ATGACCCGACAACGCGCTCTAACGAATATCCATATTGCCGCCGTGCTTTTCGGCCTGACCGGCGTTTTCGGCGAGTTGATACAAGCCAGCGCCGCCGTCATCACGCTGGGTCGCGCCCTCTTCGCGGTAATTTCGCTGGGGGTCTTTGCCCGGCTGCGCGGCAAGCCGCTGCTGGGTGTGCTGACGCCCGCGCAACTATTCGTGCTGGTACTGGCCGGCGCGCTGCTGGCCGCGCACTGGGTCACGTTCTTCATTTCGGTCAAGGTCGGGGGCATCGCCATTGCCACGCTGGGCTTCGCCAGCTTCCCGGCCTTCATCACGCTATTCGAAGGCCTGCTCTTTCGCGAACGCATCCGCGCCGGCGAATGGATGTTGCTGGGTCTGGTCACGGCCGGGCTCATCCTGGTCACCCCGTCTTTCGACCTGGCGGACCAGGGCACCATCGGCCTGGCCTGGGGCTTGTTGTCCGGCCTGACGTTTGCACTGCTTGCCCTGAGCAACCGCCGCTCTGCGTCCGGCATGGACCCGATGCAGGTGGCCTGCTGGCAAAACGTCGTCGTGGCGTTGGTGATGGTGCCGTTTGCGGTGGGCCAGCTGCCGGCGCTGCCGGCGGTGGACTGGTTCTGGCTGGCCTTGCTGGGCGTGTTCTGCACGGGGCTGTCGCACTACCTGTTTGTCTCCAGCCTGACGCGGCTTAACGCACGCACGGCCGGGCTGGTGATTGCGCTGGAACCGGTCTATGCCATTGCCTTTGCATGGGCGCTGTTCAGCCAGGAACCCACGCCGCGCATGATGGCGGGCGCGGCCCTGATCGTCGCCGCAATCGTCTGGTCGGGCCTGCGCAAGGGCGCGCCCGAGGCCCATAACGCGCCGAATTCGCAGTCTTGA
- a CDS encoding DMT family transporter — protein sequence MNRIAKLLPLYSPSGRVAGILMAMLGAVLFSAKAIVVKFTYRYGIDAVTLIAFRMLFAMPFFAAVAWYQSRRAARGEIVVMTPKERVQVIVLGLLGYYLSSFLDFLGLRYITASLERLILFLSPSLVVLLSAFWFKRPIERRQWLAMVLSYTGVVLVFAHDLSFGAGNEVLLGSLFVFGSAASYSVYLICSGELIKRVGPTRLVAYAMLVSCIACIIQFFVIHPPSMLIQPAGVYGYSVIHATLNTVVPVFMLMWAVSLIGAPTASLLGMMGPVSVLFLASWFLDEPITVWQMAGTALVLTGVFALMGGGAGKAATVAPREAPLPPR from the coding sequence ATGAATCGTATTGCCAAGCTTTTGCCGCTTTATAGCCCGTCCGGTCGCGTGGCCGGAATCCTCATGGCGATGCTTGGCGCGGTGCTGTTTTCCGCGAAGGCGATTGTCGTCAAGTTCACCTATCGCTATGGGATTGACGCCGTTACGTTGATCGCCTTTCGCATGCTGTTCGCGATGCCGTTCTTCGCGGCGGTGGCCTGGTATCAGTCGCGCCGCGCCGCGCGGGGCGAGATCGTCGTCATGACTCCGAAGGAGCGCGTGCAGGTCATCGTGCTGGGGCTGCTGGGCTATTACCTGTCCAGCTTCCTGGATTTTCTGGGGCTGCGCTATATCACCGCCAGCCTTGAACGCTTGATCCTGTTTCTGTCGCCATCGCTGGTGGTGCTGCTGTCCGCGTTCTGGTTCAAGCGGCCCATCGAGCGCCGGCAGTGGCTGGCCATGGTGCTGTCTTATACGGGCGTGGTGCTGGTGTTTGCCCACGACCTGTCCTTCGGTGCCGGCAACGAGGTGCTGTTAGGGTCTTTGTTCGTTTTTGGCTCGGCGGCAAGCTATTCTGTGTACCTGATTTGTTCGGGCGAACTGATCAAGCGGGTCGGGCCGACGCGCCTGGTGGCCTACGCCATGCTGGTGTCGTGCATCGCCTGCATCATCCAGTTTTTTGTGATCCACCCCCCGTCAATGTTGATCCAGCCGGCGGGTGTGTATGGATATTCCGTTATTCACGCCACCTTGAACACGGTGGTGCCGGTGTTCATGCTGATGTGGGCGGTATCGCTGATCGGCGCGCCGACGGCCTCGTTGCTGGGCATGATGGGGCCGGTGTCGGTGTTGTTCCTGGCGTCGTGGTTCCTGGACGAGCCCATCACGGTATGGCAGATGGCGGGCACGGCCTTGGTGTTGACCGGCGTATTCGCATTGATGGGCGGCGGCGCCGGCAAAGCGGCAACGGTCGCCCCGCGCGAGGCCCCGCTGCCGCCGCGTTGA
- a CDS encoding quinone oxidoreductase: MASNLVKAIRIEQHGGPEVLKLVDVEVPAPAANEVTIEQHAAGLNFIDIYFRTGLYPHPLPHGLGFEAAGVVTAVGADVKHLKKGDRVAYGQSPIGAYAQARNVPANQVVKVPKGIGFDEAAALMLKGLTVQYLFRQTYRLQGGETILFHAAAGGVGLIACQWAKALGVKLIGTVSSPEKAELARANGAWETIDYSRENVAERVLELTKGKKVPVVYDGVGKDTWETSLDCIEPRGLMVSFGNASGPVAGVNLAVLNQKGSLYVTRPSLGVHVNTLEKLQAASEEVFDLVLKKKIKVRIDQRYSLEQAGEAQTALASRKTTGATVLMLD; encoded by the coding sequence ATGGCCAGCAATCTCGTCAAGGCAATTCGTATCGAGCAACACGGTGGTCCCGAAGTCCTGAAGCTGGTTGACGTGGAAGTGCCGGCGCCGGCCGCCAATGAAGTCACGATCGAACAGCACGCCGCTGGCCTGAACTTCATCGACATTTATTTCCGCACGGGCCTGTACCCCCATCCGTTGCCGCATGGCCTGGGCTTTGAAGCCGCCGGCGTGGTTACTGCCGTGGGCGCTGACGTCAAGCACCTGAAAAAGGGCGACCGCGTCGCGTACGGCCAAAGCCCCATCGGCGCGTACGCGCAGGCGCGCAATGTGCCCGCCAACCAGGTCGTGAAGGTGCCCAAGGGCATCGGCTTTGACGAGGCCGCCGCGCTGATGCTCAAGGGCTTGACGGTGCAATACCTGTTCCGCCAGACCTATCGCCTGCAAGGCGGTGAAACCATTCTGTTCCACGCGGCTGCTGGCGGCGTGGGCCTGATCGCCTGCCAATGGGCCAAGGCCCTGGGCGTGAAGCTGATCGGCACCGTGTCCAGCCCGGAAAAGGCCGAACTGGCCCGCGCCAACGGCGCCTGGGAAACCATCGACTACTCGCGCGAAAACGTCGCCGAGCGCGTGCTGGAATTGACCAAGGGCAAGAAAGTGCCGGTCGTGTACGACGGCGTGGGCAAGGACACCTGGGAAACCTCGTTGGACTGCATCGAGCCGCGCGGCCTGATGGTCAGCTTCGGCAACGCGTCCGGTCCGGTCGCCGGCGTCAACCTGGCCGTGCTGAACCAGAAGGGCAGCCTGTACGTGACGCGTCCGTCGCTGGGCGTGCATGTGAACACGCTGGAAAAGCTGCAAGCTGCCTCGGAAGAAGTGTTTGACCTGGTCTTGAAGAAAAAGATCAAGGTGCGCATCGACCAGCGCTATTCGCTGGAGCAAGCGGGCGAAGCGCAGACCGCGCTGGCCTCGCGCAAGACCACCGGCGCCACCGTGCTGATGCTGGACTGA
- the styD gene encoding phenylacetaldehyde dehydrogenase StyD: protein MSSARSSATDTAASDRPELAAIREFMLIDGQPVHEGQGQPIPVYDPATGRVIAHQPDAGPAQVDLAVQAARRAFTSGPWRDMLPAGRERLLLKLADLLEQHGTELARLETLNNGKLLGIAQGLEVGAGAQWLRYMAGWATKITGDTLSLSIPFPPGVQYSAYTLAQPVGVVGAIIPWNFPLLMAVWKIAPALATGCTVVLKPAEETPLTALRLAELVLQAGFPPGVVNVITGRGETTGAALVAHPGINKIAFTGSTEVGKLIGRAAMDDMKRVSLELGGKSPVIVLDDCDVDRAVQGAAAAIFFNQGQVCTAGSRLYVQRGLYDKVVQGLADVAAGMTLGSGFDPATQIGPLISARHKQRVMDYIGIGRAEGGRVLAGGVAGDGDGYFVRPTVFADVPQQARITQEEIFGPVVVAQSFDTLDDAVRLANDSAFGLGASIWSNDLTRVQRLIPQIDAGTVWVNTHNMLDPNMPFGGFKQSGVGREHGRAVIEMYLEKKSVCIAY, encoded by the coding sequence ATGTCTTCAGCACGCAGCAGCGCCACCGACACCGCCGCCAGCGACCGCCCGGAACTGGCCGCCATCCGGGAATTCATGCTGATAGACGGGCAGCCGGTACACGAAGGGCAGGGCCAGCCGATCCCCGTGTACGACCCAGCCACCGGCCGCGTCATCGCCCACCAGCCCGATGCCGGACCCGCCCAGGTGGATCTGGCGGTACAAGCGGCGCGGCGCGCCTTTACCTCGGGCCCGTGGCGCGACATGCTGCCCGCCGGCCGCGAACGGCTGCTGCTGAAGCTGGCCGACCTGCTTGAACAGCACGGTACGGAACTGGCCCGTCTGGAAACGTTGAACAACGGCAAGCTGCTGGGCATTGCGCAGGGGCTGGAAGTGGGCGCGGGGGCACAGTGGCTGCGTTACATGGCCGGATGGGCCACCAAGATCACGGGCGACACACTGTCGCTGTCGATTCCGTTTCCCCCCGGCGTGCAGTACAGCGCCTACACGCTGGCGCAGCCGGTCGGGGTGGTCGGCGCCATCATTCCGTGGAATTTTCCCTTGTTGATGGCGGTGTGGAAGATTGCGCCCGCGCTGGCCACCGGCTGCACCGTTGTCCTCAAGCCCGCCGAAGAAACCCCGCTGACCGCGTTGCGGCTGGCCGAATTGGTGCTTCAGGCGGGCTTTCCACCGGGCGTCGTCAATGTCATCACTGGCCGTGGCGAGACCACCGGCGCGGCGCTGGTCGCGCATCCGGGGATCAACAAAATTGCCTTCACCGGCTCTACCGAGGTCGGCAAGCTGATCGGCCGAGCCGCCATGGACGACATGAAGCGCGTGTCGCTGGAACTGGGCGGCAAATCCCCCGTCATCGTGCTGGATGACTGCGACGTGGACCGCGCCGTGCAAGGCGCCGCCGCCGCCATCTTCTTCAACCAGGGCCAGGTATGCACGGCGGGTTCGCGCCTGTACGTGCAACGTGGCCTGTATGACAAGGTGGTGCAGGGGCTGGCCGACGTGGCCGCCGGCATGACGCTGGGGTCGGGCTTTGATCCCGCCACGCAGATCGGGCCGCTGATTTCGGCGCGCCACAAGCAGCGTGTCATGGACTACATCGGTATCGGCCGCGCCGAAGGCGGGCGGGTACTGGCCGGGGGCGTGGCAGGCGATGGCGACGGCTACTTCGTGCGCCCCACCGTGTTCGCGGATGTACCGCAACAAGCGCGCATCACCCAGGAAGAAATCTTCGGGCCCGTCGTCGTGGCGCAATCGTTCGACACGCTGGATGACGCGGTGCGTCTGGCCAACGACAGCGCGTTCGGATTGGGCGCCAGCATCTGGAGCAACGACCTGACGCGCGTGCAGCGCCTGATCCCGCAAATCGATGCGGGCACGGTGTGGGTCAACACGCACAACATGCTGGACCCCAACATGCCGTTTGGCGGGTTCAAGCAATCGGGCGTCGGCCGCGAACATGGCAGGGCGGTGATTGAGATGTATCTGGAGAAGAAGTCGGTTTGCATCGCGTACTAG
- a CDS encoding amine dehydrogenase large subunit, translating to MIALQARSRALRVGRWALCAALVSATGLAWADLPIEELKGGTRLPPANAHRLYVVDVAFNHMVDSRIHVYDGDTGKFLGLVPTSLNGHMTVSANGQDIYVMTSYYERLNRGKRTDVIEAWDAETLTPKYEVPIPNKRAQALNYRNYLRQTTDGDLLLAQNATPATSVTVVDLKTRQFTDEITATAGCWSVIPLPSRPRSFTTLCGDGALLTIDLDAAGKPAAQQRSKPMFDVEKDPVFTHTENLGDTFYFVSFNGNVYTADFSGKDVQFGAPWSLLDATGKDRGWRPGGYNLLAVNRALKRLYVGMHPNGAEGTHKNPAAEIWVYDLESRKRIARVPGKGAVSMSVSQDDQPRLFTIDGSNVSVFDAVPTAPVFKTTIQAAGETAVQVEPQPVRSTP from the coding sequence ATGATTGCGCTGCAAGCCAGATCACGGGCGTTGCGGGTGGGCCGATGGGCGCTGTGCGCCGCCTTGGTCAGCGCCACGGGCCTAGCCTGGGCCGACCTGCCCATAGAAGAGCTGAAGGGCGGCACCCGCTTGCCCCCGGCCAACGCGCACCGGCTTTACGTCGTGGACGTGGCCTTCAACCATATGGTCGACAGCCGGATCCACGTCTACGACGGTGACACCGGCAAATTCCTCGGCCTGGTGCCCACATCGCTCAACGGCCACATGACGGTATCGGCCAACGGCCAGGACATCTACGTCATGACGTCCTATTACGAGCGGCTCAATCGCGGCAAGCGCACCGACGTCATCGAAGCGTGGGACGCCGAAACGTTGACCCCGAAGTACGAAGTGCCGATTCCGAACAAGCGGGCGCAAGCGCTGAACTATCGCAATTATCTGCGCCAGACCACGGACGGTGATCTGCTGTTGGCGCAGAACGCCACGCCGGCCACGTCAGTCACCGTGGTCGATCTGAAAACGCGTCAGTTCACCGACGAAATCACGGCGACGGCGGGGTGCTGGAGCGTCATCCCGTTGCCGTCCCGCCCGCGCAGCTTCACCACCCTCTGCGGTGATGGCGCGCTGCTAACCATCGACCTGGACGCCGCGGGCAAGCCCGCCGCCCAGCAGCGCAGCAAGCCGATGTTCGACGTGGAAAAAGACCCCGTCTTCACGCACACCGAGAACCTGGGCGACACCTTCTACTTCGTGTCTTTCAACGGCAACGTCTACACCGCCGATTTCAGCGGCAAGGATGTGCAATTTGGCGCGCCATGGTCTTTGCTGGATGCCACCGGCAAAGATCGCGGCTGGCGGCCCGGCGGCTACAACCTGCTGGCCGTCAACCGCGCGTTGAAGCGGCTGTACGTGGGCATGCATCCCAACGGAGCGGAAGGCACGCACAAGAATCCCGCTGCCGAGATCTGGGTCTACGACCTGGAATCCCGCAAGCGCATCGCGCGCGTGCCGGGCAAGGGCGCCGTGTCGATGTCCGTTTCGCAGGACGACCAGCCCCGCCTGTTCACCATCGACGGCAGCAACGTCAGCGTGTTCGACGCCGTGCCGACGGCGCCGGTGTTCAAGACCACCATTCAGGCCGCGGGTGAAACCGCGGTGCAGGTCGAGCCGCAACCCGTCCGGAGCACGCCATGA